Proteins encoded by one window of Blautia argi:
- a CDS encoding HutD family protein: MDCFDGGIPTVSFGQVVDFNLMLKHGADGKRETAQINPGGSFTLKPEEEENLLAVYVAAGNVKIEDKQVKTGELFICKNWSKERMIENAGESVVGLEICRVFVK, translated from the coding sequence GTGGACTGCTTTGATGGAGGGATTCCAACGGTTAGTTTCGGACAGGTGGTAGATTTCAATTTGATGCTGAAACATGGTGCAGATGGGAAGAGGGAAACAGCACAGATAAACCCAGGCGGAAGTTTTACACTGAAGCCGGAGGAAGAAGAGAATCTTCTGGCTGTCTATGTAGCGGCAGGAAATGTGAAGATTGAAGATAAGCAGGTGAAAACAGGAGAACTGTTTATCTGTAAGAATTGGAGCAAAGAACGGATGATTGAAAATGCAGGAGAGTCTGTGGTCGGACTTGAGATTTGCAGAGTTTTTGTGAAATAG
- a CDS encoding carboxymuconolactone decarboxylase family protein, translating into MKKIVQTAGRNALEEFAPQFAHFNDDVLFGENWNNQDIDVKTRSMITVVALMASGITDSSLKFHLQNAKSHGVTQKEIAAVITHVAFYTGWPKGWAVFNMAKEVWNVDEGDLPYEEDAMRAHAKEMVFPIGAPNDGFAQYFSGRSFLAPVSASQVGVFNVTFEPGCRNNWHIHHAKNGGGQILICVAGRGYYQEEGKEAIEMNPGNCINILPEVKHWHGAAPDEWFSHLAIEVPGEDISNEWCEPVTNEEYSILK; encoded by the coding sequence ATGAAAAAAATCGTACAGACAGCAGGAAGAAATGCTTTAGAAGAATTTGCCCCGCAGTTTGCCCATTTCAATGATGATGTCCTTTTTGGAGAAAACTGGAATAATCAAGATATTGATGTAAAGACAAGAAGCATGATTACGGTGGTGGCGCTGATGGCTTCCGGTATTACAGATTCTTCCTTAAAATTCCACTTGCAGAATGCAAAATCACATGGTGTAACCCAGAAAGAAATTGCGGCGGTTATCACTCATGTTGCATTTTATACAGGATGGCCTAAGGGATGGGCGGTATTTAACATGGCAAAAGAAGTGTGGAATGTGGATGAAGGAGATTTACCTTATGAAGAAGATGCTATGAGAGCGCATGCAAAGGAAATGGTATTTCCCATAGGAGCACCAAACGATGGCTTTGCACAGTATTTTTCGGGAAGGAGTTTTCTTGCCCCTGTCTCGGCTTCACAGGTAGGAGTATTCAATGTAACATTTGAACCGGGATGCCGAAATAACTGGCACATCCATCATGCAAAGAACGGCGGCGGACAGATATTGATCTGTGTGGCAGGGCGTGGATATTATCAGGAAGAAGGAAAAGAAGCAATCGAAATGAATCCGGGAAACTGTATCAATATTCTGCCGGAAGTGAAACATTGGCATGGGGCAGCACCGGATGAATGGTTTTCTCATCTGGCAATCGAAGTGCCGGGAGAAGATATCTCAAACGAATGGTGCGAACCGGTTACTAATGAGGAATACAGTATATTGAAATAA
- a CDS encoding sensor histidine kinase gives MDEKRGFISIRKKMMVVFAVLITVTGIGIASLFAVVFRYGYSSLSQIYLNDINEQTTNNLENNIQKIEDINVQILSSQVIQSQLRIVNEKALDSYDLARCRQKIERELSNWALYASYVVSVSVISREGIEFAVKKIETGGTQFGFTEDEIYEANGSSLWGITGEKNRICVAKAILDFNTMKPAGYINIVYENSYLSDILADNSSKYSGASYVVNTHGRIMVANKEGYVGENFPVKLSDIRESNTSRYDMFSSTQAFYFVGNEMPNGWSLVQTVSVKEFNKEMNHLIVLAAGIVLLVLGISLGFVWYVTSRIAYPAKELMESMKTLAKDNEYPRVKIVSNDEIGMIGLEYNKMAENIETLIEKVYKMELTQKQAELEFLQMQINPHFLYNALDTISWMALAKGNMDVSEMTIALAELLRATIKKESFITLREEMNTVKDYLLIQQERFGDKISSEYFVEEDAYSCMVPNFILQPVIENAIIHGLEPKIEKGKVSINISIQDEFLTFLVEDNGVGMDETEILDLYKKCRENNTKQSIGLKNVYRRLLLCYGEASMLKIESKKEQGTRISFLIPRNISKE, from the coding sequence ATGGATGAGAAGAGGGGGTTTATTAGCATTCGAAAGAAGATGATGGTTGTCTTTGCAGTTCTGATTACTGTTACAGGAATTGGGATTGCAAGTCTGTTTGCTGTTGTTTTCCGTTATGGCTATAGTTCTCTCTCTCAAATTTATTTAAATGACATAAATGAGCAGACGACCAATAATCTGGAAAATAATATTCAAAAAATAGAAGACATTAATGTTCAGATATTATCCAGCCAGGTAATACAGAGCCAATTAAGAATAGTAAATGAAAAAGCTCTGGATTCCTATGATTTAGCACGGTGCAGACAAAAGATAGAAAGAGAATTATCCAATTGGGCTTTGTATGCGTCTTATGTTGTATCGGTAAGTGTTATTTCCAGAGAAGGGATAGAATTTGCAGTAAAAAAAATTGAAACAGGTGGAACACAATTTGGTTTTACAGAGGATGAAATTTATGAGGCCAATGGCAGCAGTTTATGGGGAATAACTGGTGAAAAAAATAGAATTTGTGTTGCAAAAGCGATTTTAGACTTCAATACTATGAAACCAGCGGGATATATTAATATTGTATATGAAAATTCTTACCTTTCTGACATTTTGGCGGATAATTCCAGTAAATATTCCGGAGCTTCCTATGTTGTAAATACACATGGGAGAATCATGGTGGCAAATAAAGAGGGATATGTTGGAGAAAATTTTCCTGTAAAACTAAGTGACATAAGAGAGTCAAATACTTCCAGATATGATATGTTTAGCAGTACGCAGGCTTTTTATTTTGTAGGAAATGAAATGCCGAATGGATGGAGTCTTGTACAAACAGTTTCAGTCAAAGAGTTTAATAAAGAGATGAATCATCTGATTGTACTGGCAGCGGGGATTGTTCTTTTGGTTTTAGGAATCAGTCTTGGTTTTGTATGGTATGTTACATCGAGGATTGCGTATCCGGCTAAAGAATTGATGGAGAGTATGAAAACCTTAGCAAAAGATAACGAGTACCCAAGGGTTAAAATTGTTTCTAACGATGAAATCGGTATGATCGGCCTGGAATATAATAAAATGGCAGAAAATATCGAAACGTTGATCGAAAAGGTTTATAAAATGGAATTAACACAAAAACAGGCAGAGCTGGAATTTCTACAAATGCAGATAAATCCACATTTCTTGTATAATGCATTGGATACTATTAGCTGGATGGCATTAGCTAAAGGAAATATGGATGTTTCTGAAATGACAATTGCTCTTGCAGAACTGTTAAGGGCTACCATTAAAAAAGAAAGTTTTATCACATTAAGAGAGGAAATGAACACAGTAAAGGATTATCTTTTAATTCAACAAGAACGTTTTGGAGACAAAATTTCATCAGAATATTTTGTGGAAGAAGATGCCTATTCTTGTATGGTGCCTAATTTTATCTTACAGCCTGTGATTGAAAATGCAATTATCCATGGACTTGAACCTAAAATAGAAAAAGGAAAAGTATCTATCAATATTTCGATACAAGATGAGTTTCTTACATTTTTGGTCGAAGACAATGGCGTTGGAATGGATGAAACAGAAATTCTGGATTTGTATAAAAAATGCAGAGAAAATAACACAAAACAGTCTATTGGATTAAAGAATGTTTATCGCAGATTATTATTGTGTTACGGCGAAGCAAGCATGTTAAAAATTGAAAGTAAAAAAGAACAAGGAACCAGAATTTCATTTTTAATTCCACGGAACATCTCTAAAGAATAA
- a CDS encoding LysR family transcriptional regulator yields MELRILRYFLTVAKEQSFTKAAEQLHITQPTLSRQLAAFEEELGIVLFVRNGKSITLTDEGILLKRRALEILNLEERTLEELKGTEEVIEGTVTFGCGEFTAVETLAKICRRYKEKYPLVQIGIHTATADTIYEMMNKGLVDIALFMEPVDTEGLDYIRMKDSDQWVVGMKPDDPLADKQYIEKADLLGKSLILPERVGVQSELANWFGKDFSKLDISFISNLGTNAGVMAANGLGYPISIEGAVKYWREDILVQRRLYPEITASSVIAWRRNIPYSQAVNKMIKEINAFWA; encoded by the coding sequence ATGGAATTAAGAATATTACGCTATTTTTTAACGGTAGCAAAAGAGCAAAGTTTTACAAAAGCGGCAGAACAATTACACATCACACAGCCAACCTTATCAAGACAGCTTGCTGCATTTGAGGAGGAGTTGGGTATCGTATTGTTTGTTCGTAATGGAAAAAGTATTACGCTTACGGATGAGGGAATTTTGTTAAAGAGAAGGGCGTTGGAGATCCTTAACCTTGAAGAACGCACTTTAGAAGAACTAAAGGGAACGGAAGAGGTAATAGAAGGGACGGTTACTTTTGGCTGTGGAGAGTTTACAGCTGTAGAAACTCTGGCAAAGATATGCAGGCGGTATAAAGAAAAATATCCCCTTGTTCAGATTGGGATTCATACTGCAACTGCAGATACAATATACGAAATGATGAATAAAGGGCTTGTGGATATCGCATTGTTTATGGAACCGGTAGATACAGAAGGGCTTGATTACATCAGAATGAAAGACAGCGATCAATGGGTAGTGGGAATGAAACCGGATGATCCGCTTGCGGATAAGCAGTACATAGAAAAGGCAGACCTTTTAGGAAAATCTCTTATTTTACCGGAAAGAGTAGGTGTTCAAAGTGAACTTGCAAACTGGTTTGGAAAGGATTTTTCTAAACTTGATATTTCGTTTATCAGTAATCTTGGGACAAATGCAGGCGTGATGGCAGCAAATGGACTTGGATATCCGATATCTATTGAAGGCGCTGTAAAATACTGGCGGGAAGATATTCTTGTACAAAGAAGGCTTTACCCTGAAATTACTGCAAGCAGTGTGATTGCATGGAGAAGAAATATTCCTTATTCACAGGCAGTAAATAAGATGATAAAAGAAATCAATGCCTTTTGGGCATAA
- a CDS encoding ABC transporter substrate-binding protein — protein MRKKWVVTLLVAGMMGSMLAGCGGGSETSGEEGKESSQKGDTIKVMCVGTEADTYLDAYNSIAEKFSENNEYGVDVEIEFYENEQYKTKLTTLMASNAVPDIFFTWELSYLQPFVEGGKVVDITSYLEEDKEWKDSFAEGTLDLLSFDGKNYGVPTQKSLCVMFYNKQIFEENAVEVPTTYEEFLEVCQTLKDNGVTPMALCGTDAWIPAQFVQQIAGGMAGDQLFKDVCAGEEKWNNETHVKAAEEVKEMADKGYFQDGYIGMGPEESTDLFMNGKTAMYFQGAWDADKVAKSSVGENVGAFVLPAYDAQYNNISVGSVDTSFAVSKNCKNVDAAVAFLKYWTSQESEEMLLYENGRIPAGNYPIDETKLSPLMSDVLNISNTQVGLTPWWDRQFGAGEGVEFNNTCVSVLGGEEAKTAFDSLQQFAEDNADR, from the coding sequence ATGAGAAAAAAATGGGTAGTTACTTTACTTGTTGCTGGTATGATGGGGAGCATGTTGGCAGGATGCGGAGGTGGAAGTGAAACTTCTGGAGAAGAAGGAAAAGAAAGTTCCCAAAAAGGAGATACCATTAAGGTTATGTGTGTAGGTACGGAAGCAGATACATACCTTGATGCTTATAATTCAATTGCAGAAAAATTTTCTGAAAATAATGAGTATGGAGTGGATGTGGAAATCGAGTTTTATGAAAATGAGCAGTACAAAACAAAATTAACAACGCTCATGGCTTCCAATGCGGTACCGGATATCTTTTTTACTTGGGAATTATCTTATCTTCAGCCGTTTGTGGAGGGAGGCAAAGTCGTAGATATTACTTCTTACTTAGAAGAAGATAAAGAATGGAAAGATTCTTTTGCAGAGGGAACCTTAGATTTGTTATCTTTTGACGGGAAAAATTATGGAGTTCCGACACAGAAATCGCTTTGTGTTATGTTCTATAATAAGCAAATATTCGAAGAAAATGCAGTAGAAGTTCCTACAACTTATGAAGAATTTTTAGAGGTTTGCCAGACATTAAAAGATAATGGTGTAACACCAATGGCATTGTGTGGTACAGATGCTTGGATTCCGGCACAGTTTGTACAGCAAATTGCAGGAGGAATGGCAGGAGATCAGTTATTTAAAGATGTTTGTGCAGGAGAAGAAAAGTGGAATAACGAAACCCATGTAAAAGCAGCAGAAGAAGTAAAAGAAATGGCAGATAAAGGATATTTCCAGGACGGTTATATCGGAATGGGGCCAGAAGAATCCACAGACTTGTTTATGAATGGAAAAACAGCTATGTATTTCCAGGGAGCCTGGGATGCAGATAAAGTAGCAAAAAGCAGTGTTGGAGAAAATGTAGGTGCATTTGTGCTTCCGGCATATGATGCACAATATAACAATATTTCCGTTGGATCTGTAGATACCAGTTTTGCTGTTTCAAAGAACTGTAAGAATGTAGATGCAGCAGTTGCCTTTTTGAAATATTGGACATCTCAGGAAAGCGAAGAGATGCTGTTATATGAAAATGGAAGAATTCCGGCAGGAAATTATCCAATTGATGAAACAAAGCTGTCTCCTTTAATGTCTGATGTGCTGAATATTTCAAATACACAGGTTGGTCTTACTCCTTGGTGGGATAGACAGTTTGGTGCAGGTGAAGGTGTTGAGTTCAATAATACCTGTGTTTCTGTACTCGGCGGCGAGGAAGCAAAAACTGCATTTGATTCACTTCAGCAATTTGCAGAAGATAATGCAGACAGATAA
- a CDS encoding flavodoxin, with translation MKKRLVAYFSASGTTKKAAEMIANSAKADLVEIVPKIPYINADLDWMDKKSRSSIEMSDKKFRPEILDTDIDIDAYEEVILGFPIWWYVAPTIVNTFLEKYNFSGKKIILFATSGGSGFGNTVRELQPSAPGSVITEGKVFHNVNRQQIAEWAGAL, from the coding sequence ATGAAAAAAAGATTGGTGGCATATTTTAGTGCAAGCGGAACCACAAAAAAAGCGGCAGAAATGATTGCTAATAGTGCGAAAGCAGATTTGGTTGAAATTGTACCCAAGATTCCATATATAAATGCGGATCTTGACTGGATGGATAAGAAGTCGAGAAGCAGTATAGAGATGAGTGATAAGAAATTTAGACCGGAAATACTGGATACAGATATAGATATCGATGCCTATGAAGAAGTCATTTTAGGATTTCCAATCTGGTGGTATGTAGCGCCCACAATCGTAAATACATTTTTGGAAAAATACAATTTCTCAGGTAAAAAGATTATTTTGTTTGCGACTTCCGGTGGAAGCGGATTTGGAAATACGGTGAGAGAATTGCAGCCTTCTGCGCCAGGCAGTGTGATCACAGAAGGAAAGGTATTTCACAATGTAAACAGACAGCAGATCGCTGAATGGGCAGGAGCATTATAG
- the rplM gene encoding 50S ribosomal protein L13, with product MNTYMANPDKIERKWYVVDADGQTLGRLASEIAKVLRGKNKPVFTPHVDTGDYVIVVNAEKVKVSGKKMEQKIYYNHSEYVGGMKETTLKEMMDKKPERVIELAVKGMLPKGPLGRAMIKKLHVYAGPEHKNAAQKPEVLTF from the coding sequence ATGAACACTTATATGGCTAATCCGGATAAGATTGAAAGAAAATGGTATGTTGTTGATGCTGATGGACAGACATTAGGACGTCTGGCATCTGAAATTGCTAAAGTTTTAAGAGGAAAAAATAAACCTGTTTTCACACCTCACGTTGATACAGGTGATTATGTAATCGTAGTAAACGCTGAAAAAGTAAAAGTTTCCGGTAAAAAAATGGAACAGAAAATTTACTACAATCACTCTGAATATGTTGGCGGTATGAAAGAAACAACATTAAAAGAGATGATGGATAAAAAACCTGAAAGAGTTATTGAGCTTGCTGTAAAAGGTATGCTTCCAAAAGGACCATTAGGCAGAGCAATGATTAAAAAATTACATGTATACGCTGGACCAGAGCACAAAAACGCTGCTCAGAAACCAGAAGTATTAACATTTTAA
- a CDS encoding response regulator transcription factor, with the protein MKLLIADDEKNIRNGLLSLPWNTIGIDQTYQAENGLEALEILKKKRIDIVISDIKMPGLSGLELAEYVSKNNLDTAVVLLTGFSEFEYAQKALRNGVLDYMLKPLRPKDILSTVERVKETLEKKRYKEKVVEKYGEVTNSKDYQEQISWHFRGVQEQAMEILKDMAHNYSQGVSLNSLAEKYHYSVAYLSRMIKKETGYSFSEILTSIRLAQAAEMLQKEYGKISMIGEQAGFSEQKYFSQAFKKVFGMSPGEFRKRDEKQEYSIIDVLQLMKKEE; encoded by the coding sequence ATGAAATTACTGATTGCAGATGATGAAAAGAATATCCGAAACGGATTATTATCTCTTCCCTGGAATACGATAGGGATTGATCAAACATATCAGGCAGAGAACGGTTTGGAAGCATTAGAAATTTTAAAGAAAAAAAGGATAGATATTGTAATCAGTGATATTAAAATGCCCGGTCTTTCTGGGTTAGAGCTGGCAGAGTATGTAAGTAAGAATAACTTGGATACAGCGGTAGTATTGCTTACGGGATTTTCTGAATTCGAATATGCACAGAAAGCTTTGAGGAATGGGGTTTTGGATTATATGTTAAAGCCCCTGAGACCAAAAGATATTTTGTCTACTGTTGAAAGAGTCAAGGAAACCTTAGAGAAAAAAAGATATAAGGAGAAAGTGGTAGAAAAGTATGGAGAGGTTACGAACTCTAAGGATTATCAAGAACAGATTAGCTGGCATTTCAGAGGGGTTCAGGAACAGGCCATGGAAATCTTGAAAGATATGGCGCATAATTATAGCCAGGGTGTTTCTCTGAATTCTCTTGCAGAAAAATATCATTATTCTGTAGCTTATCTTTCCAGAATGATAAAGAAGGAAACAGGTTATTCTTTCAGTGAAATTCTAACCAGTATTCGATTGGCACAGGCAGCGGAAATGCTCCAAAAAGAATATGGAAAAATCAGTATGATTGGCGAACAGGCTGGATTTAGCGAACAGAAGTATTTTAGTCAGGCTTTCAAAAAAGTTTTTGGCATGAGTCCGGGAGAATTTCGTAAGCGAGATGAAAAACAAGAATATAGCATTATAGATGTTCTTCAGCTTATGAAAAAAGAAGAATGA
- a CDS encoding GTP pyrophosphokinase, translated as MRGIEELSRLLDREEIRSLEKELGGAIQKKLEKSGIYFRIFARVKEAGSIWHKLEWKRAEYEAKNKKLQDLAGIRIVLYYMDDIPICKELLKSAYSVIEKDSHEDIPKVNEFNPLRMNYVCHMPEEFVQRFPKEIFENYRIDKTFEVQIRTTFSEGWHEVDHDVRYKHKEEWEQHYELSRELNGIYATLEVCDRSMVNLLERLAYQNYKNMQIEAMIRNKYRLRFENPAISVPLLEFLQKDTELVKRIYRSPREIPMRFFASSLSEGIPLTVDNLVLVCNELCLGQKELEDRTPMLIRERTGQWQEKQKISINMKKSVDTEFLLII; from the coding sequence ATGAGAGGAATAGAAGAACTGTCCAGACTTTTGGACCGGGAAGAAATCAGAAGCCTGGAAAAAGAGCTGGGCGGTGCCATACAGAAAAAATTAGAAAAGAGCGGAATTTATTTCCGCATATTTGCCAGAGTAAAGGAGGCAGGTTCTATCTGGCATAAGCTGGAGTGGAAAAGGGCGGAATACGAAGCAAAGAACAAAAAGCTTCAGGATCTTGCCGGAATCCGTATTGTGCTGTATTACATGGACGATATTCCTATATGCAAGGAGCTTTTAAAAAGCGCGTATTCTGTTATTGAGAAGGATTCTCATGAGGATATTCCAAAAGTCAATGAATTTAATCCACTCCGTATGAATTATGTCTGCCATATGCCGGAAGAATTTGTGCAGCGCTTTCCAAAGGAGATTTTTGAGAATTACCGTATTGACAAGACCTTTGAAGTGCAGATTCGCACTACCTTTTCCGAGGGCTGGCATGAGGTAGACCATGATGTGCGCTATAAACATAAGGAAGAGTGGGAGCAGCACTATGAATTATCCAGGGAATTAAACGGAATTTATGCAACCCTGGAGGTGTGTGACAGAAGCATGGTAAATCTTCTGGAGCGTCTGGCTTATCAGAATTATAAGAATATGCAGATTGAAGCCATGATACGGAACAAATATCGACTGCGTTTTGAGAATCCTGCAATTTCGGTACCGCTTTTGGAATTTCTTCAGAAGGATACAGAGCTTGTGAAGCGGATTTACCGTTCTCCAAGAGAAATTCCCATGCGTTTTTTTGCCAGCAGTCTGTCAGAGGGAATCCCTCTTACGGTAGATAATCTGGTACTGGTATGCAATGAATTGTGTCTGGGACAAAAGGAGCTCGAAGACCGTACGCCTATGCTGATACGGGAAAGAACAGGACAGTGGCAGGAAAAGCAAAAAATTTCTATTAATATGAAGAAATCTGTTGACACAGAGTTTTTACTTATAATATAA
- a CDS encoding carbohydrate ABC transporter permease: MRLSPKDRFFLVIKYICLVFFTVLCLYPLLWLLLSSFKTNTELYANPWGLPESFSFVNYIQAIEEGHILQYFGNSVIIAVSAVFVSVLLSSMVSYAITRMYWKLSKVTLSIFLLGMMIPVYAMVVPLFSMFNKMGLLNTHLAVILPHIGIAFPMAIFIMTGFMGSLPIEMEEAAVMDGCNIYQIFFKIIMPISKSSIVTVAVVTFINIWNDLLLPQIFLTDSSKMTLPVGLTEFQGQYATNYVVEIAAVIITIIPSILVYIWLHRHIMEGMVAGAVKG, translated from the coding sequence ATGAGATTATCACCAAAGGATCGCTTCTTTTTAGTTATCAAATATATATGCCTTGTTTTTTTTACGGTGTTGTGTCTTTATCCGTTGTTGTGGTTATTGCTTAGTTCTTTTAAGACAAATACGGAATTGTATGCAAATCCATGGGGACTTCCAGAGAGCTTTAGTTTTGTAAATTATATTCAAGCGATAGAAGAAGGACATATTTTGCAATATTTTGGCAACTCTGTTATTATTGCAGTATCAGCAGTTTTTGTTTCTGTTCTTTTAAGTAGTATGGTTTCTTATGCGATTACCAGAATGTACTGGAAATTATCTAAAGTAACTTTAAGTATTTTTCTGCTGGGAATGATGATTCCGGTATACGCCATGGTTGTTCCTTTGTTCTCGATGTTTAATAAAATGGGATTACTTAATACACACTTGGCAGTTATTTTACCCCACATAGGCATTGCTTTTCCCATGGCTATATTTATCATGACAGGTTTTATGGGCTCTTTGCCAATTGAGATGGAAGAAGCGGCAGTTATGGATGGTTGTAATATTTATCAGATTTTCTTTAAAATTATCATGCCCATTTCAAAATCCTCTATTGTGACGGTGGCGGTAGTTACATTTATTAATATCTGGAATGATTTGCTGCTCCCACAGATCTTTTTAACAGATTCGTCTAAGATGACGCTGCCTGTTGGATTGACAGAATTTCAGGGACAATATGCTACAAATTATGTAGTAGAGATTGCGGCGGTCATCATTACGATTATACCAAGTATTCTTGTGTACATATGGTTGCATAGACATATTATGGAAGGTATGGTTGCAGGTGCTGTAAAAGGATAA
- a CDS encoding dihydrofolate reductase family protein has product MAKPYMICHMMTSVDGRIDCKMTEGLRGGEDYYRILNELNVPTTVSGRVTAELELAEPGEFTANNTEVYGKEGFSKKTEAKGYEIVVDTKGKLLWPNATDMEKPYLIITSEQVTKEYLEYLDKQNISWIVCGKEKIDLVRVSEILALEFRVERMGVVGGGAINAGFLDAGLLDEISILIGAGIDGRGSMAAVFDGLEMDHDLIDLKLMDVKKFDSDAVWLHYQTK; this is encoded by the coding sequence ATGGCGAAACCATATATGATTTGTCATATGATGACATCGGTAGATGGAAGAATTGATTGTAAGATGACGGAGGGACTTCGAGGCGGTGAAGATTATTATCGCATCTTGAATGAGTTGAATGTACCGACTACGGTCAGCGGAAGGGTTACTGCGGAATTAGAACTGGCAGAACCAGGTGAATTTACAGCAAATAATACAGAAGTTTATGGCAAAGAAGGATTTTCCAAAAAAACAGAAGCGAAAGGCTATGAGATAGTTGTTGATACCAAGGGAAAACTTTTATGGCCAAATGCAACAGATATGGAAAAACCTTATCTGATTATTACAAGTGAACAGGTAACGAAAGAATATCTTGAGTATTTGGATAAGCAGAATATTTCATGGATTGTTTGCGGAAAAGAAAAAATCGATCTTGTACGTGTGTCAGAAATACTTGCTTTAGAATTTCGTGTAGAGAGAATGGGAGTTGTTGGCGGTGGAGCGATCAACGCGGGATTTTTGGACGCAGGATTACTTGATGAAATCAGCATTCTGATTGGAGCCGGAATTGACGGGCGAGGCAGTATGGCAGCGGTATTTGATGGATTGGAAATGGATCATGATTTAATAGATTTAAAACTTATGGATGTTAAGAAATTTGACAGTGATGCCGTTTGGCTACATTATCAAACAAAATAA
- a CDS encoding carbohydrate ABC transporter permease: protein MNKVLGNKKSIAVFVLPAFLIYAIFVLVPIGYNVYVSFLQTDLMSPSKFVGIKNYINLFQDKTFIGAVKNNILMVIGSLIAHLPLALFFGNILFQKIKGSHFFQTVFFLPSVICGVAVGLTWTFVYNSEFGLINKFLEMIGLGSLKQVWLADKNLALFCIIIVVMWQFVGYHMIIQIAAMKNISESYYEAAEIDGASKWVQFKSITFPLIKPILKVDAVLIITGSLKYYDLVAVMTGGGPNHATELMSTYMFYQGFRTLKYGYSAAIGVILLLLCICSVLLSNFVFRSDRVEY, encoded by the coding sequence ATGAATAAAGTGCTTGGAAATAAAAAGAGTATTGCAGTTTTTGTTTTACCTGCGTTTCTGATTTATGCAATTTTTGTTTTAGTTCCAATTGGATATAACGTATATGTCAGCTTTCTGCAAACAGACTTAATGAGTCCAAGTAAGTTTGTTGGAATTAAAAACTACATTAATTTGTTTCAGGATAAAACTTTTATAGGTGCAGTTAAGAATAATATTCTTATGGTCATTGGTTCCTTGATTGCTCACTTACCGTTGGCATTATTCTTTGGAAATATACTTTTTCAGAAAATAAAAGGAAGTCATTTTTTCCAGACAGTATTCTTTCTGCCAAGTGTAATCTGTGGTGTTGCAGTAGGTCTGACTTGGACTTTTGTATATAATTCAGAATTTGGTTTGATCAATAAATTCCTTGAAATGATTGGACTGGGAAGTTTGAAGCAGGTATGGCTGGCAGATAAAAATTTAGCATTGTTCTGTATTATTATTGTAGTTATGTGGCAGTTCGTAGGGTATCACATGATTATACAGATTGCGGCAATGAAAAATATATCAGAGTCTTATTATGAAGCGGCAGAAATAGATGGAGCAAGTAAATGGGTTCAATTTAAATCTATTACATTTCCGTTGATCAAGCCTATTTTAAAGGTAGATGCAGTGCTGATTATTACTGGTTCACTTAAATATTATGATTTGGTAGCAGTTATGACAGGAGGAGGACCGAATCATGCAACAGAACTTATGTCGACATATATGTTCTACCAGGGATTCCGTACTTTAAAATATGGATATTCAGCAGCAATCGGTGTGATTCTTTTATTATTATGTATTTGTTCGGTTCTTCTTTCAAACTTTGTGTTCCGTTCAGATAGAGTAGAGTATTAA